A region from the Bacillus sp. Marseille-P3661 genome encodes:
- a CDS encoding sensor domain-containing diguanylate cyclase, whose translation MKNSKLLAISIMIIIGIVAVYNYSVGDLNIFSLIILLITIPFVWSQFKRYDALRSKYEELASENEKLVADHDKLYNLIQEYEVLMDSLEGVIYSLDMEKNNVTFIKGADQTFGYSNETFRKNTNLWREIIHPEDRAKVDKSEKFLQLGKSTRIEFRILHPIEDEKWVLKIATPIQDDDGKIVRINGQIIDITDRKQLENQLKQMAYFDDLTDLPNRKMLDRHIEKALARSKRHNHNFTLMFVDLDDFKLVNDTLGHDAGDLLLQEVVQRINHTIREEDLIARIGGDEFIIVFEETTKEDVEDIAKRIVENVSLPYKLNEQDARISLSIGISMYPDDGEDKGSLIDHADKAMYYAKNNGKNNYKLYSPDLEAIEFKKVGLWGKWMNALQNSKLFNG comes from the coding sequence GTGAAGAACAGTAAATTACTAGCAATTTCAATTATGATTATTATCGGTATTGTTGCAGTTTATAACTATTCGGTTGGAGACTTGAATATTTTTTCATTGATTATTCTATTAATAACAATTCCTTTCGTATGGTCACAATTTAAAAGGTATGATGCCTTGAGAAGTAAGTATGAAGAGTTGGCTAGTGAAAATGAAAAGCTAGTGGCAGACCATGATAAGTTGTACAATCTTATCCAAGAGTATGAGGTATTAATGGATTCGCTTGAAGGAGTGATCTATTCTCTAGATATGGAAAAAAATAATGTTACCTTTATTAAAGGTGCTGACCAGACATTTGGTTACTCTAATGAGACATTTAGAAAAAACACTAATCTTTGGAGGGAAATCATCCATCCTGAAGATAGAGCAAAAGTTGATAAAAGTGAAAAGTTTTTACAACTTGGAAAGTCAACAAGAATTGAATTTCGTATTTTACATCCAATCGAAGATGAGAAGTGGGTGTTGAAAATCGCAACACCGATTCAAGATGATGATGGAAAAATTGTAAGAATAAATGGTCAAATTATTGATATTACAGACCGAAAACAATTAGAAAATCAATTAAAACAAATGGCATATTTTGATGATTTAACAGACTTACCCAATCGAAAAATGCTCGATCGGCATATTGAAAAAGCTTTGGCACGCTCAAAAAGGCACAATCATAATTTCACACTTATGTTTGTTGATTTGGACGATTTTAAACTAGTAAATGATACATTGGGACATGACGCTGGTGATTTATTATTACAAGAAGTAGTACAACGAATAAATCATACCATTAGAGAAGAAGATCTTATTGCCCGGATCGGTGGCGATGAATTTATAATTGTTTTTGAAGAAACAACTAAAGAAGATGTTGAAGACATTGCAAAGCGAATTGTTGAAAATGTTTCCTTACCATATAAACTTAATGAACAGGATGCAAGAATTTCCTTAAGCATTGGTATTAGTATGTATCCGGATGACGGTGAAGACAAAGGTTCTTTGATTGATCATGCCGATAAGGCTATGTATTATGCTAAAAATAATGGGAAAAACAATTATAAATTATATTCCCCTGATCTAGAAGCAATTGAGTTCAAAAAAGTAGGCTTATGGGGAAAATGGATGAATGCCCTGCAAAATTCCAAATTGTTTAACGGATAA
- a CDS encoding glycosyltransferase: MKQIKIIICNTTIPFVTGGNELFAQRLTEEFNSAGYNAELISFPFLLKGFRKNYLINNCNVWKTLDLSKSADVVIPLKFPSWMVKHQNKIVYLNHQFRRAYDLFNSPYGPVKNQITYSAKEYVKNSDTKYLGTSKKLFSVSKNVQKRLYLYNKLESEVLYHSLPYEGKYFHNTYGDYILGVGRLVKIKRFDLLIQAMSHTQSPARCIIAGTGNQFKPLQKLVHTLGVEHKVILLGWVSDDDLIKLYANSLGVYYAPIDEDYGLVTLEAFKSYKPVLTTPDSGEILEFVKPGFSGEVLPKDPVIFAEQIDRWYYDRTKVEQLGKNGYEIVNDISWSKCISRLAEFF, encoded by the coding sequence ATGAAACAAATTAAAATTATCATTTGCAATACTACAATACCTTTTGTTACAGGGGGAAATGAATTATTTGCCCAAAGATTAACAGAAGAATTTAACTCGGCTGGGTATAATGCAGAATTGATTTCCTTCCCCTTTTTATTGAAAGGATTTAGAAAAAATTATCTTATCAATAATTGCAACGTTTGGAAGACTCTTGACCTTTCTAAGTCAGCTGATGTTGTTATTCCTCTGAAATTTCCTTCTTGGATGGTGAAGCATCAAAACAAGATTGTTTATTTAAATCATCAATTTAGAAGAGCTTATGATCTTTTTAACAGTCCTTATGGCCCGGTAAAAAACCAAATAACTTATTCTGCAAAAGAATATGTAAAAAATAGTGATACTAAATATTTGGGAACGAGCAAAAAATTATTTTCAGTTTCTAAAAATGTACAAAAACGACTATATCTTTATAATAAATTGGAAAGTGAAGTCCTTTATCACTCTTTACCTTACGAAGGGAAATATTTCCACAACACTTATGGAGATTATATCCTTGGAGTTGGCAGATTGGTAAAAATTAAACGGTTTGATTTATTAATACAAGCTATGTCTCATACTCAAAGCCCTGCTCGCTGTATTATTGCAGGAACCGGTAATCAATTTAAACCGCTGCAAAAACTTGTTCATACATTGGGTGTTGAACACAAAGTAATATTGCTCGGTTGGGTTAGTGATGATGATTTAATTAAGTTATACGCTAATTCTTTAGGGGTTTATTATGCTCCTATTGATGAAGACTATGGACTTGTTACACTAGAAGCATTTAAGTCTTATAAACCTGTATTAACTACCCCCGATTCAGGTGAAATCTTGGAATTTGTAAAACCAGGATTTAGTGGAGAAGTTCTCCCTAAGGATCCTGTAATCTTTGCTGAACAAATTGACCGTTGGTATTACGATCGCACAAAAGTTGAACAGCTAGGAAAAAATGGTTATGAAATAGTTAATGACATTAGCTGGTCAAAATGTATAAGCCGCTTAGCTGAATTCTTTTAG
- a CDS encoding DUF6492 family protein gives MKIDILIPAIEKDQKTLPLVIDGVRKNIMHPIGDIYIVAPDNKRIKYVCKKKECTFIDEKTVLPISKEIINYRTDKWDRSGWMLQQLLKLSGDVICSQNYFLVIDADTVLIRPHHFIREQKTIFFCRDWSHDQYFNTYETLLGYRAMAPRSFVAHYMLFEKELLYKLKNAIETKHDKSWYLAIIETISNRIKFAFSEFETYGNFVYKHYPDQLILEKSLNKACKRRRISRQYINKLSDHYMSVSFHNRKWYSINK, from the coding sequence GTGAAAATAGATATTCTCATACCTGCTATTGAAAAAGATCAAAAAACCCTACCATTAGTTATTGATGGAGTAAGAAAGAATATCATGCACCCTATCGGGGATATATATATTGTTGCACCCGACAACAAAAGGATTAAATATGTTTGCAAAAAAAAAGAATGCACATTTATTGATGAGAAAACAGTTCTCCCAATATCAAAAGAAATTATAAATTATCGCACCGATAAATGGGATAGATCTGGATGGATGTTGCAACAGTTATTAAAACTTAGCGGTGATGTTATATGCTCTCAAAATTATTTCTTAGTAATTGATGCTGATACAGTACTAATACGTCCCCATCACTTTATAAGGGAGCAGAAAACGATTTTCTTTTGTAGAGATTGGAGTCATGATCAATATTTTAACACGTATGAAACTCTTCTCGGATATCGTGCTATGGCACCTAGATCTTTTGTGGCACATTATATGTTATTTGAAAAGGAACTTCTTTATAAACTTAAAAATGCTATAGAAACAAAACATGATAAAAGTTGGTACTTAGCTATTATTGAAACAATCAGCAACAGAATAAAATTTGCATTTTCAGAGTTTGAAACTTATGGAAACTTTGTATATAAGCATTATCCCGATCAGCTTATTCTTGAAAAATCTTTAAATAAAGCGTGTAAAAGAAGAAGAATATCGAGACAATATATTAATAAATTATCCGATCATTACATGTCAGTCTCTTTCCACAATCGAAAATGGTATTCAATAAATAAATAA
- a CDS encoding CheR family methyltransferase produces the protein MVDYFDNPIEPDKGSIDELEKIEIDLLLQGLYLWCGYDYREYAYNSIRRRIWHRIEAEKLSTITGLLDKVLHDQGCLNRLIADFSINVTEMFRDPLFFLSFRENVVPILRTYPSIRIWHAGCSTGEEVYSMAIILHEEGLYDKTKIYATDINTDVLKIAKSGTFPIANMKKFTNNYMKAGGKQAFSDYYTVTNNGVKFDPKIMKNVVFAQHNLVTDRSFNEFHVILCRNVLIYFNKALQRKVHELFYESLGMFGILGLGDKETIAYTSKAECYEEVQIGQKLYKKVK, from the coding sequence ATGGTAGATTATTTCGACAATCCAATTGAACCTGATAAAGGTTCTATTGACGAACTCGAGAAAATTGAAATTGATTTACTATTGCAAGGCTTATATTTATGGTGTGGTTATGACTACCGAGAATATGCCTATAATTCGATTAGAAGAAGAATTTGGCATCGAATTGAAGCGGAGAAACTGTCAACTATTACAGGGCTGCTTGATAAAGTACTTCATGACCAAGGGTGTTTAAATCGGCTTATAGCGGACTTCTCAATTAATGTGACCGAAATGTTTCGAGACCCATTGTTTTTCTTGAGTTTTAGAGAAAATGTTGTACCAATTTTACGGACGTATCCTTCAATAAGAATTTGGCATGCTGGATGTTCAACTGGTGAAGAGGTCTATTCCATGGCGATCATACTTCATGAAGAAGGTCTTTATGATAAAACTAAGATATATGCAACTGATATTAATACAGATGTATTAAAGATTGCTAAATCAGGTACATTTCCAATTGCGAATATGAAAAAGTTTACAAATAATTATATGAAGGCTGGAGGAAAGCAGGCCTTCTCTGACTACTATACGGTTACAAATAACGGCGTGAAGTTTGACCCGAAAATTATGAAAAATGTCGTCTTTGCACAGCATAATCTTGTAACTGATCGATCTTTTAACGAGTTTCATGTGATTTTATGTCGAAATGTATTAATTTATTTTAATAAAGCACTACAAAGAAAAGTACATGAGCTTTTCTATGAAAGCTTGGGTATGTTTGGTATATTGGGCCTTGGTGACAAGGAAACGATTGCCTACACTTCTAAAGCCGAGTGTTATGAAGAAGTACAAATTGGGCAAAAGTTATATAAAAAAGTAAAATAA
- a CDS encoding glycosyltransferase, with product MTDYQVIWRGPVLKNNGLGIASREYALALDRQNVDIKVDAKYTKSAKMVQNTSPRLQDLIQKPYSPNKPKVLIHHKLPYSIDIDLEKKTCEYVILNTVWETSRIPQRWFPTINKFDAVFVPSLHNKIALINSGVNIPIYIAPHGVNTNLFSPDNKPYPLKNINGRFIFISIFGFQHRKNPEGLLKAYWEEFSAQDNVALVIKINGYGYQKKKGRIKQKIKWYKSFLGFKKNTAPIYLITDHLNLEQISGLYTLGKAFVLPTRGEGVCLPFLEALSSRVPVITTAWGGHMDFINEKNSFLIDYELCKPANSMKRAISQRFQHLFTEEGQLWAEPNIDSLKRQMRKAYENPNLCTIKGQNGRNDMLMHSWDRAGLIFKQSIESVIFNETN from the coding sequence GTGACAGATTATCAGGTGATTTGGCGTGGTCCTGTACTTAAAAACAACGGTTTAGGAATTGCCAGCAGAGAGTATGCATTAGCTTTAGACCGTCAAAATGTCGATATTAAAGTAGATGCTAAATATACTAAGTCTGCAAAAATGGTTCAAAATACCAGCCCAAGATTGCAAGATTTAATCCAAAAGCCTTATTCGCCAAACAAGCCCAAGGTCCTTATTCATCATAAATTACCTTACAGCATCGATATAGATTTAGAAAAAAAAACATGTGAATATGTAATATTGAACACTGTTTGGGAAACGTCTAGAATACCACAGCGGTGGTTTCCAACTATAAATAAGTTTGATGCAGTATTTGTACCTTCTCTCCATAACAAGATTGCTTTAATTAATAGTGGGGTTAATATCCCCATTTATATAGCCCCACATGGCGTAAATACCAACCTGTTCAGTCCAGATAATAAACCTTATCCATTAAAAAATATAAACGGAAGATTTATATTTATATCCATTTTTGGTTTCCAACATCGAAAAAACCCAGAAGGATTATTAAAAGCATATTGGGAAGAATTTTCTGCTCAGGATAACGTTGCCTTAGTAATAAAAATCAATGGATATGGTTATCAAAAAAAGAAAGGTCGGATCAAGCAGAAAATTAAATGGTATAAATCATTTCTTGGATTTAAGAAAAATACTGCACCCATATATCTAATTACGGATCATTTAAATCTAGAGCAGATTAGCGGTCTATATACATTAGGTAAAGCGTTTGTATTACCTACAAGAGGGGAAGGAGTGTGCTTACCATTCCTTGAAGCGTTATCCAGCAGAGTTCCTGTGATTACTACAGCTTGGGGAGGACATATGGATTTTATAAATGAAAAAAATTCATTTTTAATAGACTATGAGTTATGTAAACCAGCAAATAGTATGAAACGAGCAATTTCTCAAAGGTTCCAGCATTTATTTACAGAAGAAGGGCAGTTATGGGCCGAACCAAATATTGATTCCTTAAAAAGACAGATGAGAAAAGCGTATGAAAATCCAAACCTCTGTACGATTAAGGGGCAAAATGGAAGAAACGATATGCTTATGCATTCCTGGGATCGTGCAGGTCTTATTTTCAAGCAAAGTATTGAAAGTGTGATTTTCAATGAAACAAATTAA
- a CDS encoding FapA family protein — MQSIISKGKDINEAILLGLNLLETTKKEVNIEIIEHGVKRFFGIRSKQAIVKLTKLKAKSVKDGSDKKFAGRINLEDLVIAEVTDNRKDEQAKRSTKEKIESTSQKLNRLEQDTLEGKAWIEDGQLYFKCTPTQFPQVTTCSGVKLFKNGQIVKEKTIVLSEKDSYQLVVNGEEKETRWKITLDKHNLHVYLHVEPGYKINRTIVDLDSDSHLKIRVEETKEINNTLKFDDIIDQLALLRVVHGFNHAEIIKAIETKEACTYEIATGIEPQLGTDGWIEINVETNPQQGFKENEDGIVDFREITTIPTVDRGQIIGTIHPPTPGQCGYTVTNEPLLIKQTLPVILNKGKGIMVVDDKLVATESGRPLIEKRGRLIKASIMPKLTLTGNVDLTSGNVHFNGDVEILGSVEAEMLVETEGNIIVHNEVYMATLTASGAIMTNGNIIGSKISAGKNNMLIADLGNILEEIHQETERIIAIIKQLTQSKAYLDNDFTAKGLQPLIRVLIEKKFRNFPALIKKYIKTLSNLENQPEQDEWKEIGSALTSLLLPVSNYGMSLDEFIQLSTRLKQLHEMSKVPIEPDSFIKVPNVLNSRLYCSGDIWIMGEGCVNSKLHAGGHLNIIGTIRGGVVYGQLGVQINEVGAEIGTPTFIEVPSNQIISINKAMEGTTIKIGYMKHTFTETRYLVKAYIDQNNKLIIE, encoded by the coding sequence ATGCAAAGTATTATTTCTAAAGGTAAAGATATAAATGAAGCGATACTACTTGGTTTAAACTTATTAGAAACCACTAAGAAAGAAGTTAATATCGAAATAATTGAACATGGCGTTAAACGTTTTTTTGGAATTCGTTCTAAACAGGCAATAGTAAAATTAACGAAACTTAAAGCGAAATCAGTTAAAGATGGCAGTGACAAAAAGTTTGCAGGAAGAATTAACTTAGAAGACCTTGTTATAGCTGAAGTAACCGATAACCGAAAAGACGAGCAAGCGAAACGATCAACTAAAGAAAAAATAGAAAGTACTTCTCAGAAGTTGAACCGGTTGGAGCAAGATACACTAGAGGGTAAAGCTTGGATAGAAGATGGTCAATTATATTTCAAATGCACCCCTACCCAATTTCCGCAAGTAACTACATGCAGCGGTGTAAAATTATTTAAAAACGGCCAAATTGTAAAGGAAAAGACCATCGTTCTTTCTGAAAAAGACTCATACCAACTAGTTGTAAATGGTGAAGAAAAAGAAACAAGATGGAAGATCACCCTAGACAAACATAATTTACATGTCTATCTTCATGTAGAACCGGGCTATAAAATTAATCGTACTATCGTAGATCTAGATTCAGATAGTCATCTGAAAATAAGAGTGGAAGAGACTAAAGAAATCAATAATACTCTTAAATTTGATGATATTATTGATCAATTAGCATTACTAAGAGTCGTTCACGGATTTAACCATGCTGAAATAATTAAAGCTATTGAAACAAAAGAGGCATGTACGTATGAAATTGCAACGGGAATTGAACCCCAGCTAGGTACAGATGGTTGGATTGAAATTAATGTTGAAACGAATCCACAACAAGGTTTTAAAGAAAACGAGGATGGTATCGTAGACTTTAGAGAAATTACCACAATACCAACTGTAGATAGGGGGCAAATTATTGGCACAATACATCCACCTACACCAGGTCAATGTGGTTATACTGTTACGAACGAACCATTGCTTATTAAACAAACCTTACCAGTGATTCTTAACAAAGGAAAAGGAATTATGGTAGTAGATGACAAACTGGTTGCAACTGAATCTGGCCGTCCTCTAATTGAAAAAAGAGGTAGACTTATAAAAGCATCAATTATGCCGAAGCTTACGCTGACGGGAAATGTTGATTTAACCTCTGGCAATGTCCATTTTAATGGTGATGTAGAAATATTGGGCAGTGTAGAGGCAGAAATGCTCGTGGAAACAGAAGGTAACATCATTGTTCATAATGAAGTTTATATGGCTACTCTTACTGCGTCGGGAGCTATTATGACAAATGGAAACATTATTGGTTCAAAGATCTCTGCTGGAAAAAACAATATGTTAATTGCTGATCTAGGCAATATTCTTGAAGAAATCCATCAGGAAACTGAAAGAATTATAGCTATCATTAAGCAATTAACGCAATCCAAAGCTTATCTTGATAATGATTTTACTGCAAAAGGTTTGCAGCCATTGATTAGGGTTTTGATTGAGAAGAAGTTTAGAAATTTCCCTGCTCTAATCAAAAAATATATTAAGACTTTATCAAATTTGGAAAATCAACCTGAGCAGGACGAATGGAAAGAAATCGGTTCTGCATTAACTAGTTTACTCTTGCCTGTTTCAAATTATGGAATGTCCCTTGATGAATTCATACAGTTATCAACAAGGCTAAAACAACTGCATGAAATGAGTAAAGTTCCTATTGAACCCGATTCGTTTATAAAAGTTCCAAACGTATTAAATAGTCGACTGTATTGTAGCGGCGATATTTGGATAATGGGAGAAGGATGTGTAAATTCCAAGCTGCACGCCGGAGGGCATTTGAATATTATTGGTACGATACGTGGTGGAGTTGTATATGGGCAATTAGGTGTACAAATTAATGAGGTAGGAGCAGAAATCGGAACTCCAACTTTTATTGAAGTACCTAGCAATCAAATCATAAGTATTAATAAAGCAATGGAAGGTACTACTATAAAGATTGGCTATATGAAACACACGTTCACTGAAACAAGATACCTAGTGAAGGCTTATATAGATCAAAATAATAAGTTAATTATTGAGTAA
- a CDS encoding CAP domain-containing protein produces the protein MSASNTSVSSDKYPHTKAILIQDAKYKAISMDPTEAAELQKQLQQQLKQQLRRAIPNQQQAAPLPEQQAPAQEQQQAQPKQQAPAQEQQQAQPKQQAPAQEQQQAQPKEQAPTQEQQAQSKQEAPAGISQYAQQVIDLTNQQRANAGLPALKADAQLSGVALKKSEDMQQNNYFSHTSPTYGSPFDMMRDFGVTYNSAGENIAQGQRTPQEVVQAWMNSPGHKANILSEKFTHIGVGHEQAGNHWTQMFVGR, from the coding sequence ATTTCTGCTTCAAATACGTCTGTCTCAAGTGATAAATACCCGCATACTAAAGCAATACTTATACAAGATGCTAAATATAAAGCGATATCCATGGACCCAACCGAAGCTGCTGAGTTACAAAAACAACTTCAACAACAGTTAAAACAACAGCTAAGGAGAGCAATCCCAAATCAACAACAAGCTGCTCCATTGCCTGAACAACAAGCTCCTGCTCAAGAGCAACAGCAAGCTCAGCCGAAACAACAAGCTCCTGCTCAAGAGCAACAGCAGGCTCAGCCGAAACAACAAGCTCCTGCTCAAGAGCAACAGCAAGCTCAGCCAAAAGAGCAAGCTCCGACTCAAGAACAACAAGCTCAGTCGAAACAGGAAGCTCCTGCAGGTATAAGTCAATATGCACAACAAGTTATTGATTTAACAAATCAACAACGGGCAAATGCAGGACTTCCTGCATTAAAAGCTGATGCACAGTTAAGTGGTGTAGCCTTAAAAAAATCAGAAGATATGCAACAAAATAATTATTTTTCACATACAAGTCCAACATATGGATCTCCTTTTGATATGATGAGGGATTTTGGAGTCACATATAATTCAGCAGGCGAGAATATAGCACAAGGACAACGAACACCACAGGAAGTTGTACAAGCTTGGATGAACAGTCCTGGGCACAAAGCAAATATTTTAAGTGAAAAATTCACACATATTGGTGTTGGCCATGAACAAGCGGGCAATCACTGGACGCAAATGTTTGTTGGAAGATAA
- a CDS encoding EAL domain-containing protein — MRKQGLAVNNLNNSLGKNFQTNNNYNMFYDYITGLPNRHMLESSLSACINKSYSPNKKLAVICLDLDRFSVLNYNLGHHAGDRLLKEVAQRLNACLNSSDLLFKHGGDEFFILVPDVHQEIALKVAKDILIALNAPFVINDIEFNTSASIGISLFPDHGQTSAHLICNAESAKQQAKTLGGNTYCIYSKSRSSNPYNPLKMEMDLRKAIDRNELILHYQPKVNIKTGKIVGAEALIRWNHPEWGLVSPGNFIPLAEETGLIVPIGEWAIKTACKQNKIWHSIGLEMVMSVNLSIKQFTHSNLVDIVKSILEEIELPPYLLELEITESMMADINNTITTLYALKKLGVKMSIDDFGTGFSSLNYLSYFPVDLLKIDQSFIRALNNNENGKTIVETIISMAHKLNVEVVAEGVETKDQLQFLENHQCDIGQGYFFNRPVPAQEFENIFQVTRVKEEEIITKQAIDEVENIQGEPIQQSKLNTSHNEKLDVVGKLAAGIVHEIRNPLTAIMGFIQLLEQGNNKQEYFRLIRASFNDIEKFIDKLLIIANPQPIGQRTIHIKPLMESVIEEIRDTRNLDKIRINQKYENFIQPITCDVKQIKKVFLHVITNSIEALADGGEVKIHVLSAGRYVLIRISDNGNGMSKERLEKLGEPYFINNEKGTGLGMALCYRIISQHNGMIYVNSLEGKGTVVELRLPINKIFSDEDLRHQDNKPYS, encoded by the coding sequence GTGAGAAAGCAGGGACTGGCCGTTAATAACTTAAATAATTCTTTAGGTAAAAACTTTCAAACTAATAATAACTACAATATGTTTTATGACTATATAACAGGTTTACCTAATCGACATATGTTGGAAAGTAGTCTTTCTGCATGTATAAATAAATCATACTCTCCAAACAAAAAGCTGGCAGTTATTTGTCTCGATTTAGATCGTTTTAGCGTATTGAATTATAACTTAGGCCATCATGCTGGCGATCGATTATTAAAAGAAGTAGCACAGCGGTTAAATGCTTGTCTTAATAGCAGTGATTTACTATTTAAGCATGGTGGAGATGAATTTTTTATCCTTGTTCCTGATGTGCATCAAGAAATAGCATTAAAAGTTGCTAAGGATATACTTATAGCATTAAACGCACCTTTTGTTATTAACGATATAGAATTCAATACGTCTGCTAGTATTGGAATAAGTCTGTTTCCAGATCATGGCCAGACATCTGCACACCTTATTTGCAATGCCGAATCTGCAAAACAACAAGCTAAAACACTTGGTGGAAATACGTATTGCATTTACTCAAAATCAAGAAGTAGCAATCCATATAATCCATTAAAAATGGAGATGGATTTGCGGAAAGCAATTGATCGAAACGAGTTAATTTTACACTACCAACCAAAAGTTAATATAAAAACCGGTAAAATCGTTGGTGCAGAAGCTTTAATTCGTTGGAATCATCCTGAATGGGGATTGGTTTCTCCAGGTAATTTTATACCATTAGCTGAAGAAACAGGGTTAATTGTTCCAATAGGAGAGTGGGCGATTAAAACTGCTTGTAAGCAAAATAAAATATGGCACTCAATCGGTTTGGAAATGGTTATGTCAGTTAACTTATCAATAAAACAATTTACGCATTCAAACTTAGTTGATATTGTAAAATCTATTCTTGAAGAAATAGAACTGCCGCCTTATTTACTTGAATTAGAAATTACCGAAAGTATGATGGCGGATATTAACAATACGATTACTACTTTGTATGCACTTAAAAAGCTAGGAGTGAAAATGAGTATTGATGATTTCGGAACAGGATTTAGCTCGTTAAATTATTTAAGTTATTTTCCAGTAGATCTATTAAAAATTGATCAATCATTTATACGTGCTTTGAATAATAATGAGAACGGAAAAACGATAGTGGAAACTATCATTTCAATGGCACATAAATTAAATGTTGAAGTTGTAGCAGAAGGTGTTGAAACAAAAGACCAATTACAATTTCTCGAAAATCATCAATGTGATATAGGCCAAGGCTATTTCTTTAACAGACCGGTACCTGCCCAAGAGTTTGAAAATATATTCCAAGTAACTCGTGTTAAAGAAGAAGAAATTATTACTAAGCAAGCGATTGATGAGGTTGAAAATATTCAAGGAGAGCCTATTCAACAAAGTAAGCTGAATACGTCGCATAATGAGAAATTAGATGTAGTTGGGAAATTAGCAGCTGGTATAGTGCATGAAATCAGGAATCCATTAACAGCAATAATGGGATTTATCCAACTACTTGAACAGGGTAATAACAAACAAGAATATTTTAGATTAATTCGTGCATCATTTAATGATATTGAGAAGTTTATCGACAAACTATTGATAATTGCCAATCCACAGCCGATTGGACAAAGAACAATTCATATTAAACCCCTTATGGAAAGTGTTATTGAAGAAATAAGGGACACAAGGAATTTGGATAAAATACGGATCAATCAAAAGTATGAAAACTTTATTCAGCCGATAACATGTGATGTGAAACAAATTAAAAAAGTTTTTCTGCACGTTATTACAAATAGTATAGAAGCTCTAGCGGATGGAGGCGAAGTGAAAATACACGTATTAAGTGCAGGAAGGTATGTATTAATAAGAATATCAGATAATGGCAATGGGATGAGTAAAGAGCGTCTTGAAAAACTTGGGGAGCCTTATTTTATTAATAATGAAAAGGGAACTGGTTTAGGAATGGCGTTGTGCTATCGAATTATTAGTCAACATAATGGAATGATTTATGTAAATAGTCTGGAAGGAAAGGGAACAGTTGTTGAATTAAGATTACCTATTAATAAGATTTTTAGCGATGAGGATTTAAGACATCAAGATAATAAACCTTATTCTTAG